A single region of the Erythrobacter sp. HL-111 genome encodes:
- a CDS encoding phage morphogenesis protein — MSSSLKWNGDAITKKMRAAVKEGMNATMADCVVHAKNNHTWKNDQHTLEPSIAVAEYAHDVPGGAKGVWGSQDVEYALIHELGGVIVPVRAKALAIPQPDGSVRMVQSVTIPARPYLRPAADAQYPNLVKNIRKAFEQRS; from the coding sequence ATGTCCAGCAGCCTCAAATGGAACGGCGACGCGATCACGAAGAAGATGCGCGCGGCAGTCAAAGAGGGCATGAACGCGACGATGGCGGATTGCGTCGTCCATGCGAAGAATAACCACACGTGGAAGAACGATCAGCACACCCTCGAACCCTCGATAGCGGTCGCCGAGTATGCTCATGATGTGCCGGGCGGCGCGAAGGGAGTGTGGGGCTCGCAGGATGTCGAATATGCGCTCATTCACGAGCTGGGCGGCGTCATCGTGCCGGTCCGGGCGAAGGCCCTGGCAATCCCCCAGCCGGACGGCAGTGTGCGGATGGTGCAATCCGTGACGATCCCTGCGAGGCCCTACCTCAGACCCGCCGCCGATGCTCAATATCCGAACCTCGTGAAGAACATTCGAAAGGCCTTCGAACAGCGTTCATGA
- the cutA gene encoding divalent-cation tolerance protein CutA: MTAALAYAPFPDRDSARAIAGTLLAERRIACANILGAVESVFEWQGARASEEEVGVLFKTTAAALPALIERLAELHPYDTPAILGWHCDAGHPATLDWLGATVASG; this comes from the coding sequence ATGACCGCGGCGCTCGCCTACGCGCCCTTCCCCGACCGCGACAGCGCGCGCGCGATCGCGGGCACGCTGCTCGCCGAAAGACGGATCGCCTGCGCCAACATCCTCGGCGCGGTCGAATCGGTCTTCGAATGGCAGGGCGCGCGCGCGAGCGAGGAAGAGGTCGGCGTGCTGTTCAAGACGACCGCGGCCGCGCTCCCCGCGCTGATCGAGCGTCTGGCCGAACTCCATCCCTATGATACGCCGGCGATCCTCGGGTGGCACTGCGATGCGGGCCATCCGGCGACGCTGGACTGGCTGGGTGCGACCGTCGCGTCGGGCTAG